A window from Mogibacterium neglectum encodes these proteins:
- the csm5 gene encoding type III-A CRISPR-associated RAMP protein Csm5, giving the protein MANKNYLERYKITIETLGPLHIGSGHEIGKKDWILNRRDNTAYIIDEVKLSTYLRKKNLLVSFEKYMLSNAHGGLYEWARENKVLGDITHQAAKYSLDCENIAQLKTVKDIQTFIKDGYGKPYIPGSSIKGAIRNILLSQSIEMDMHSNDDVISALRKTDAGDNKNKLNGEKDKLDKKYFRTIDREGSNYGDAVNDIMSGIKIADSKPLSFDNLTLCQKKDANLDGYTRKTRTPILRECIRPETKIEFNLTIDTSLFKKSISYIEEAVENFLNNYNEEFLLKFKEVNPYYGNVIYLGGGAGYHTKTVTSSLLKNEPDKVKIMGNIINNTVSKNMRDKHRHYDDHKLGVSPHMVKLTEYDGERVQMGPCEITITKL; this is encoded by the coding sequence ATGGCAAATAAAAACTATCTTGAGAGATATAAAATTACGATTGAGACACTTGGGCCTCTTCATATAGGTTCTGGTCATGAAATTGGAAAAAAGGACTGGATCTTAAATAGAAGAGATAACACAGCATATATAATTGATGAGGTTAAGTTGTCTACCTATTTAAGAAAAAAGAATCTTCTAGTTTCTTTTGAAAAGTACATGTTGTCAAACGCACATGGTGGGTTATATGAATGGGCTAGAGAAAATAAAGTATTGGGTGATATAACTCATCAAGCCGCTAAGTACTCTCTTGATTGTGAGAATATAGCTCAGTTAAAAACGGTTAAGGATATTCAGACTTTTATAAAGGACGGATACGGCAAGCCATATATACCGGGTAGTAGCATAAAGGGAGCAATTAGAAATATATTACTATCTCAAAGTATTGAAATGGATATGCACTCAAATGATGATGTAATTAGTGCATTAAGAAAAACTGATGCAGGAGATAATAAAAATAAGCTCAATGGAGAAAAAGATAAGCTGGATAAAAAATATTTTAGAACCATTGATAGAGAAGGCAGTAACTATGGTGATGCAGTTAACGATATTATGAGTGGAATAAAAATAGCCGATAGTAAGCCATTATCTTTTGATAACCTTACATTGTGTCAAAAGAAAGATGCTAATTTAGATGGTTATACTAGAAAAACTCGGACACCTATATTAAGAGAGTGTATTAGGCCGGAAACGAAAATTGAGTTTAATCTAACTATTGATACATCGCTATTCAAAAAAAGTATCTCATACATAGAAGAGGCAGTTGAAAACTTCCTTAATAATTATAATGAAGAGTTCCTACTTAAATTTAAGGAGGTAAATCCATACTATGGTAATGTCATTTATCTAGGTGGTGGTGCAGGATACCATACAAAAACGGTTACAAGTTCTCTACTTAAAAATGAACCCGATAAGGTTAAAATAATGGGCAATATTATTAATAACACGGTAAGTAAAAACATGAGAGATAAACACCGACATTATGATGACCATAAGCTAGGAGTATCGCCTCATATGGTAAAATTGACTGAATATGACGGTGAGCGAGTACAAATGGGACCATGTGAGATAACAATTACTAAACTTTAA
- a CDS encoding sulfurtransferase TusA family protein, producing the protein MDKIIKDVKGQDCPVPLITLKSAFKNAEPGQLIEINFTCPEALNTLPEYCDEHDLEIVSIDKQIDRSWKITIRSHE; encoded by the coding sequence ATGGATAAGATAATTAAAGATGTAAAAGGGCAAGATTGTCCAGTACCGCTAATTACTCTAAAGAGCGCTTTCAAAAACGCTGAACCAGGTCAACTTATAGAGATAAATTTTACATGTCCTGAAGCGCTCAATACACTTCCAGAATATTGCGACGAACATGATTTAGAAATTGTTTCAATTGATAAGCAAATTGATAGATCCTGGAAGATTACTATTCGAAGCCACGAGTAG
- the csm2 gene encoding type III-A CRISPR-associated protein Csm2 yields MKNEQLTQLNFVSCAEEVIKSKIMKKGGNNSQENSKTPMITTSKIRNMLELTNTLYNKLIKYREEELSDEIMGYIQYVRMKFAYEYGRDLKEKQKTVVDFIEKADIMNHLKSIGNSREQALIFCKYMESLVAFHKFYGGRD; encoded by the coding sequence ATGAAGAATGAACAACTAACACAACTAAATTTTGTAAGCTGTGCTGAAGAGGTAATCAAAAGTAAGATTATGAAGAAAGGCGGAAACAATTCCCAAGAAAATTCAAAAACTCCGATGATTACTACATCAAAGATTAGAAACATGCTTGAGCTGACCAATACCCTTTATAATAAGCTTATTAAATATAGGGAGGAAGAGCTTTCTGATGAAATAATGGGTTACATTCAATATGTGAGAATGAAATTTGCATATGAGTATGGGCGTGATTTAAAAGAAAAGCAGAAAACCGTCGTAGATTTTATTGAAAAAGCAGACATTATGAATCATCTGAAAAGCATAGGAAACAGCAGAGAACAGGCACTTATATTCTGCAAATATATGGAGTCGCTAGTTGCGTTTCATAAGTTCTATGGTGGAAGAGATTAA
- the cas1 gene encoding CRISPR-associated endonuclease Cas1, producing the protein MAHIYVTTSETKVGIEGGRLTIKSRDETVRSVPKQTVESITVFGNAVLSTQCIQFCLINGISVSFFSGKGKYFGRLESTAHHKVEVLEHQIDTFRDTQFSLELCKRIVSAKIRNQEVVLRRYTKEHTIKLDMLIKDMKIYRDKVEHTDGLERLLGYEGMAARIYFEALSEIIEPEFKFSGRSRRPPRDPFNSMLSLGYTLLMYEIYPKAENEGLSPYYAVLHKNYANHPALISDLMEEWRSVIVDSTVLSLVQGHEIKPEHFEYADDSQGVFLTKEGLSKFINKFEKTMNRTSRYLLYDQAERTMRKAIQEQCYRMRIAVINKDVNEYAPMIIR; encoded by the coding sequence ATGGCTCATATATATGTGACTACCAGTGAAACAAAAGTTGGTATTGAAGGTGGACGACTTACCATTAAGAGTAGAGATGAGACTGTGAGGTCGGTGCCGAAACAGACAGTTGAAAGTATTACAGTTTTTGGGAATGCGGTACTAAGTACACAATGTATTCAATTTTGCCTGATAAATGGAATATCGGTAAGTTTCTTTTCGGGTAAAGGAAAGTATTTTGGCAGATTGGAGTCAACAGCTCACCACAAAGTCGAAGTTTTAGAACACCAAATAGATACTTTTAGAGATACCCAGTTCAGTTTAGAATTATGTAAACGGATTGTTTCTGCCAAAATTCGAAATCAAGAGGTCGTACTAAGAAGATATACCAAGGAACATACAATTAAATTAGATATGCTTATAAAAGATATGAAAATATATCGTGATAAAGTAGAGCATACTGACGGACTGGAACGATTATTGGGATATGAGGGAATGGCAGCAAGGATATACTTCGAGGCATTAAGTGAAATAATAGAGCCGGAATTCAAATTTAGTGGGAGAAGTAGGAGACCTCCAAGAGATCCTTTTAATTCTATGCTGAGTTTAGGATATACATTGTTGATGTATGAAATATACCCAAAAGCTGAGAATGAGGGGTTATCACCATATTACGCTGTGTTACATAAAAATTACGCAAATCATCCTGCGCTGATTTCAGACCTAATGGAAGAATGGCGGAGTGTGATAGTAGATTCCACTGTACTCAGCTTGGTGCAAGGGCATGAAATTAAACCGGAGCATTTTGAATACGCAGATGACTCTCAAGGTGTATTCTTAACGAAAGAAGGGCTATCCAAGTTTATAAATAAGTTTGAGAAGACAATGAACAGAACCAGTCGATATCTCCTCTACGATCAAGCTGAAAGAACTATGCGAAAAGCCATTCAGGAACAATGTTATAGGATGAGAATTGCAGTAATAAATAAAGATGTTAATGAATATGCGCCAATGATAATTCGCTGA
- the cas2 gene encoding CRISPR-associated endonuclease Cas2 → MALIYIERYDFTDIIEDADKKLVLIIYDIIDNKRRTKMVKLLESYGTRVQRSAFEALINRSQYSKIIEGIKKIISNEDNVRIYRLNSSNEMLLLGESYSVYEEEVIIV, encoded by the coding sequence ATGGCATTAATATATATAGAGCGATATGATTTTACTGATATAATTGAAGATGCTGACAAGAAACTTGTTTTAATCATCTACGACATAATAGATAATAAACGGCGCACAAAGATGGTTAAGCTACTAGAAAGCTACGGAACGAGAGTTCAAAGGTCTGCCTTTGAAGCACTAATTAACAGGAGTCAGTATTCAAAAATTATAGAAGGAATCAAGAAAATAATCTCAAATGAAGATAATGTAAGAATATATCGGCTAAATAGTAGCAATGAGATGCTACTACTCGGTGAATCATATAGCGTATATGAAGAGGAAGTTATTATAGTATAG
- a CDS encoding YeeE/YedE family protein: MALFCGLLVGIAFGFVLKKSRICYMGTIRDIYLEGRNYNLLLLFATIFTEAVIYNIFVIAGFVTDGYMTSFSLVALPVGSMLFGIGAVMSSGCLTMSIVKSGDGRVVGWISIATFMIVGCFFSAGGGRFFAGKFIQTYEVFDKELIGDARIRLGISVVVTICIYIAIWRKAKKKKKKLYNISLRNKDVWFILSGIVLGISFPVSEHFGRIGGVAIVSPLLSYPFTILKPKQIVGGCNIYDQHFGLGSTLVLGILLGSFLTSVVSKEFHVVIPSKSQVGKTIIGSAMMAFGALVAGGCLVGNGLVKTSQFSAKAWISLIFIALGIWIASYIFLRNRSDR; the protein is encoded by the coding sequence ATGGCTTTATTTTGCGGATTGCTAGTTGGTATTGCATTTGGGTTTGTGCTTAAGAAAAGTAGAATCTGTTACATGGGTACAATAAGAGATATTTATCTTGAAGGTAGGAATTATAACTTACTGCTTCTTTTTGCGACAATTTTTACAGAGGCAGTAATATACAACATATTTGTCATTGCGGGATTTGTAACAGATGGATATATGACAAGCTTTTCATTAGTAGCACTACCTGTTGGGAGCATGCTGTTCGGTATTGGTGCCGTTATGTCAAGCGGATGTCTAACCATGTCAATAGTTAAATCTGGTGACGGAAGAGTTGTAGGCTGGATTTCGATAGCTACATTTATGATAGTTGGATGCTTCTTCTCTGCAGGGGGAGGGCGTTTCTTTGCAGGTAAATTTATTCAAACGTATGAAGTGTTTGATAAAGAATTAATAGGGGATGCGAGAATCCGCTTAGGTATATCCGTAGTTGTAACGATATGTATATATATAGCTATATGGAGAAAAGCTAAGAAAAAAAAGAAGAAATTATATAATATAAGTCTCCGAAATAAGGATGTGTGGTTCATACTATCAGGCATTGTTCTTGGGATATCATTTCCCGTAAGTGAACATTTTGGGCGGATTGGTGGAGTTGCAATAGTTTCACCATTGCTATCGTATCCCTTTACAATACTGAAACCTAAACAGATTGTCGGAGGGTGCAACATATATGACCAGCACTTTGGGCTTGGCAGCACTTTAGTCCTTGGTATTTTACTGGGATCTTTTCTGACATCTGTTGTAAGTAAAGAATTCCATGTGGTTATCCCAAGTAAGAGTCAGGTCGGTAAGACCATTATTGGCAGTGCCATGATGGCATTTGGTGCATTGGTTGCGGGAGGCTGCCTTGTTGGAAATGGTCTAGTTAAGACATCCCAATTTTCAGCGAAGGCGTGGATTTCTTTGATCTTTATAGCTTTGGGTATATGGATCGCTTCATATATTTTTCTTAGAAACAGAAGTGATAGGTAG
- the csm6 gene encoding type III-A CRISPR-associated CARF protein Csm6, with translation MKRILFSPVGSTDPISSQRDGALLHIIRVYRPDKVILFLSKEINGYENKDNRYSYCLNRLQNLIGKQIEFEWMIRDELVNVHLFDPILLDFKEILEDLCDNIDEDDELFLNISSGSPAMKSALQTLTAFTERPMIPIQVSSPNKEVNTHEDVKGDYDVELQWELNLDNSDEPFKNRCEESPITNLSAEIRKSIIKKHIEAYDYVAALDAVGDDSNYISKEAILLMEAGAARLKLDKVECDKKAKTANYDIYPIKQGDHWNIFEYLMIMRIKLEKEEYADYIRSMSPVYFKLLEMIIEKNRIENLKALICYDKKTGGTCWQDKEKGYYVKSVDYINIICKKGQGKISDASKKTIIELRYVEENARNTAAHNISCITDEFIYKVTQMRANQILEKLCELARYVGIKITDNDLKTYDKLNEKIISLL, from the coding sequence ATGAAAAGAATATTATTCTCACCAGTTGGAAGCACAGATCCAATATCTAGTCAGAGAGACGGTGCATTATTGCACATAATTAGAGTGTACCGACCTGACAAAGTGATTCTATTTCTTTCAAAGGAGATTAATGGATATGAAAACAAAGACAATAGATACTCCTATTGTTTAAATAGACTACAAAACTTGATTGGCAAGCAAATAGAGTTTGAGTGGATGATAAGGGATGAGCTTGTAAATGTTCATCTATTTGACCCTATCCTTTTGGATTTTAAAGAGATACTTGAAGATTTATGTGACAATATTGATGAAGATGACGAGTTATTCCTTAATATCTCTTCAGGATCCCCTGCAATGAAAAGTGCGTTACAGACATTAACAGCATTTACTGAAAGACCTATGATTCCGATTCAAGTATCAAGTCCGAATAAAGAAGTTAATACACATGAAGATGTGAAAGGCGACTACGATGTTGAGCTTCAGTGGGAATTAAATTTAGATAATTCTGATGAACCATTTAAAAATAGATGCGAAGAATCTCCAATTACTAACCTGAGTGCTGAAATTAGAAAGAGTATCATTAAAAAGCACATAGAAGCATATGATTACGTAGCGGCTTTGGATGCTGTAGGGGATGATAGCAATTATATAAGTAAAGAAGCAATTCTTCTGATGGAAGCAGGAGCTGCAAGGTTGAAATTAGATAAGGTAGAGTGCGATAAAAAAGCTAAGACTGCAAATTATGATATTTATCCAATTAAACAAGGAGACCACTGGAATATCTTCGAGTACCTGATGATTATGAGAATTAAGCTCGAAAAAGAGGAGTATGCAGATTATATAAGATCAATGTCACCAGTATATTTCAAACTTCTTGAAATGATTATAGAAAAAAATCGGATAGAGAACTTAAAGGCTTTGATATGTTATGACAAAAAAACGGGTGGAACATGTTGGCAGGATAAAGAAAAAGGGTATTATGTGAAATCAGTAGATTACATTAATATCATATGCAAAAAGGGACAAGGTAAAATTAGTGATGCATCTAAAAAAACTATAATTGAATTAAGATATGTAGAAGAAAACGCTCGTAATACAGCAGCACATAATATTTCATGTATAACAGATGAGTTTATATATAAGGTAACACAAATGAGGGCAAATCAAATTCTTGAAAAACTATGTGAGTTAGCTCGATATGTAGGTATAAAAATTACAGATAATGATTTAAAAACGTATGATAAACTTAATGAAAAAATCATTTCACTACTTTAA
- the cas10 gene encoding type III-A CRISPR-associated protein Cas10/Csm1: MNAKQIEVILGGLFHGIGKMLYIHNDGINNCEKGYQFIKDAGIDNESILEQLKFQQYNSLKEASISEDSLAYITCWANSVVSRRSLEEHIKSTEEKKNISNKVVPLQSVFNIINGNNERKVYELEQVKENGEINFPVDNTSNYSEEKYESIINNLKNGIKKFELTGEYINSLLSLLEGELTYISSSSDINQLADISLYDKMKITAAIGSCVYQYLENKEIKNYKKTFIEDCNKTYDEDYFLMFSMDISGIQSFIYKVDSSEALKSLRSKSFYLEIMLEHIVDELLEAVNLSRANLIYSGGGHAYILLPNTDEVIEKIKIFKAELKKWLIDNYGIDLYVAMGYKACSANTLKNYPKGSYENLFKEVSKALSNEKVSRYSANEIRHMNSFRNEEYTRECKVCGRVDHLTDEDICEYCNSFKRISRDILNKSFGFVTVVNEKDKEKNCIKLPFAKYMLMEDEESLKNRISTSGSGYVRSYSKNKIYTGVNVATRLWVGDYSSESSFEELAKASNGIERLGVLRADVDNLGKAFISGFKPEHTSLSRTASFSRKLSMFFKFHINNILENGEYMIDGSMPAKRNATIVYSGGDDVFIVGAWDDVIGLAIDLSDSLKKYSQGTLTISAGIGIFPKKFPVKAIARQTGLLEEASKRVQDKNAVTLFEDVYNKGYKYGFDCGEQTYKWDVFKSSVMGEKYILIDSFFSDDDEKGMAAIYKLLRYIRNLDDKINLARLAYLLGRMQANIKDADGNEEKYKAFSKQLYEWISNDPKGENRRELITAIYIYVYLHRKDEE; the protein is encoded by the coding sequence GTGAACGCTAAACAGATTGAAGTTATCCTTGGAGGATTGTTCCACGGTATTGGCAAAATGCTATACATACACAATGATGGAATAAATAATTGTGAAAAAGGGTATCAGTTTATAAAGGATGCCGGAATCGACAACGAATCCATATTAGAGCAGCTTAAATTTCAACAATATAATAGTTTAAAAGAAGCAAGCATCTCAGAAGACTCACTGGCATATATAACTTGTTGGGCGAATAGCGTTGTTTCGAGGAGATCGCTAGAAGAGCATATTAAAAGCACAGAAGAAAAGAAAAATATAAGCAATAAGGTTGTTCCACTACAATCAGTATTTAACATAATCAACGGCAATAATGAAAGAAAAGTATATGAGCTGGAACAAGTAAAAGAAAATGGAGAAATCAATTTTCCGGTAGATAATACCAGTAATTATTCTGAAGAGAAGTATGAAAGTATAATAAATAATCTCAAGAATGGTATTAAGAAGTTTGAGTTAACAGGTGAATATATAAATTCATTATTGTCACTACTCGAAGGAGAGCTTACATATATATCTTCTTCATCAGATATTAATCAGCTAGCCGACATATCTCTCTATGACAAAATGAAGATTACCGCAGCCATAGGCAGCTGTGTATATCAATATCTTGAAAACAAAGAAATAAAGAATTATAAGAAGACATTTATAGAGGACTGCAACAAAACTTATGATGAAGATTATTTTCTGATGTTCAGTATGGATATATCCGGAATTCAAAGTTTTATTTATAAAGTTGACAGTTCAGAAGCCTTGAAAAGTCTTCGTTCCAAGTCGTTTTATCTAGAAATAATGCTGGAACACATTGTAGACGAATTGCTTGAAGCGGTTAATCTATCTAGAGCTAACCTTATCTATTCGGGTGGCGGTCATGCTTATATCTTGCTTCCTAACACAGATGAAGTTATAGAAAAGATAAAGATATTCAAAGCAGAACTTAAAAAATGGCTTATTGATAACTATGGGATTGATTTGTATGTTGCTATGGGATATAAAGCTTGCTCAGCAAACACTCTAAAGAACTATCCTAAAGGCTCATATGAAAATTTATTTAAAGAAGTCTCTAAAGCGTTATCAAATGAAAAAGTATCTCGATATTCGGCAAATGAGATTAGACACATGAATTCTTTTAGAAATGAAGAATATACTAGAGAGTGTAAAGTTTGCGGAAGAGTCGATCATCTTACTGATGAGGATATCTGTGAATATTGCAATTCGTTTAAGAGAATATCCAGAGATATTCTGAATAAATCTTTTGGATTTGTAACGGTTGTCAATGAGAAAGACAAGGAAAAAAATTGTATAAAGTTGCCATTTGCCAAGTATATGCTTATGGAGGATGAAGAAAGTCTAAAGAATAGAATTTCCACAAGCGGAAGCGGGTATGTGCGATCTTATAGCAAAAATAAAATATACACAGGAGTAAATGTAGCGACTCGATTGTGGGTTGGTGACTACTCTTCAGAATCATCATTCGAAGAACTGGCAAAAGCTTCAAATGGAATTGAAAGGCTCGGTGTCTTGAGAGCAGATGTTGATAATCTTGGTAAAGCTTTTATAAGCGGATTTAAACCTGAACACACGAGTCTGTCGAGAACAGCTAGCTTCTCTAGAAAGTTAAGTATGTTTTTCAAGTTCCATATCAATAATATTCTTGAAAATGGGGAGTATATGATAGATGGTTCGATGCCAGCAAAGCGAAATGCGACTATTGTGTATTCAGGTGGAGACGATGTATTTATAGTAGGTGCGTGGGATGATGTAATAGGTCTCGCAATTGATCTGTCTGATTCACTAAAAAAGTATTCGCAAGGAACGCTGACTATATCTGCCGGAATTGGTATTTTCCCAAAGAAATTTCCAGTTAAGGCTATCGCAAGACAGACAGGTCTGCTCGAAGAAGCTTCAAAGAGGGTGCAAGATAAAAATGCAGTCACGTTGTTTGAGGATGTCTATAACAAAGGCTACAAATACGGTTTCGACTGTGGTGAACAGACATATAAGTGGGATGTTTTCAAGAGTAGCGTAATGGGTGAAAAATATATCCTGATTGATTCATTCTTCTCAGATGATGATGAGAAAGGAATGGCTGCAATATATAAGCTTCTAAGATACATAAGGAATCTTGACGACAAGATTAATCTTGCAAGACTTGCATACCTGCTAGGAAGGATGCAGGCGAACATAAAAGATGCAGATGGAAATGAAGAAAAATACAAAGCATTTTCAAAACAATTATATGAATGGATATCTAATGATCCGAAAGGCGAGAATAGAAGGGAACTTATAACTGCGATCTATATTTATGTATATCTACATAGAAAGGATGAAGAGTAA
- the csm3 gene encoding type III-A CRISPR-associated RAMP protein Csm3 → MYSKIKITGIINIETGMHIGASDGFSVIGAVDSPVAKDALSRIPYIPGSSLKGKIRSLVAKAYSNGDIVSEFNNQDDKITRLFGAGADKNGNHPKPSRLIFSDVIMENIEELKKNGVEDGTEIKEENTIHLITAVAKPRQIERVVRGAKFPLTIIYNAEKENEKELLEDIETVALGLKLLSYDYIGGHGSRGYGRVTIDNINAECVVGDINKEILDKCNELLKRN, encoded by the coding sequence ATGTATAGCAAGATTAAAATAACAGGAATAATTAATATAGAAACAGGAATGCATATTGGAGCTTCTGATGGATTTTCAGTGATAGGAGCTGTGGACTCTCCTGTAGCAAAGGATGCACTCTCAAGAATACCTTATATTCCGGGAAGCTCTCTAAAGGGAAAAATCAGAAGCCTAGTAGCAAAAGCATATTCCAATGGTGATATTGTTTCTGAATTTAACAATCAGGATGACAAGATTACGAGGTTATTTGGTGCAGGTGCAGATAAGAATGGCAATCACCCAAAACCGAGCAGACTCATATTTTCAGATGTGATAATGGAGAATATAGAAGAGCTTAAAAAGAATGGCGTTGAAGATGGTACTGAGATTAAAGAGGAAAATACAATTCATCTAATAACTGCAGTGGCGAAGCCAAGGCAAATTGAGCGTGTTGTAAGAGGAGCAAAATTTCCACTTACGATAATCTATAATGCCGAAAAAGAGAATGAAAAAGAGTTGCTTGAGGATATAGAGACAGTAGCTCTTGGACTAAAACTTTTGAGCTATGATTATATCGGAGGTCACGGATCACGCGGATATGGAAGAGTGACAATAGATAATATCAATGCGGAGTGCGTTGTAGGTGACATAAATAAAGAGATACTTGATAAGTGCAACGAATTACTGAAAAGGAATTAG
- the csm4 gene encoding type III-A CRISPR-associated RAMP protein Csm4, protein MDYTGFKLIFSTPVHFGNGSLENSDKKLYADTIFSALCHEAVKSECIEELVSYVENEKIKISDAFPFIGDSYYIPKPMITIESEKNIDDKKKAKKLEFINVNLLDEYLDGSMNIKRESEIVSNLGKSDIITRASIQTNEDTKPYSVGTYLFSEGAGLYLIVGYSDEEALNIVTKLLHSLSYVGIGGKVSSGLGKFNSEKVKLPTSLTDKIERARESSSVMSLSIGMCDDMELENVCENANYILSKRSGFINSSTYADTSVKKQDYYLFRAGSVFSRPFKGVIKDVSIKGTHPVYRYANPIFMEVSDGK, encoded by the coding sequence ATGGATTATACAGGATTTAAGCTAATTTTCTCTACACCGGTACATTTTGGTAATGGAAGCTTAGAAAATTCAGATAAAAAATTATATGCGGATACAATTTTTTCTGCTCTGTGTCATGAAGCTGTTAAATCGGAGTGCATCGAAGAACTTGTATCTTATGTAGAGAACGAAAAGATAAAAATATCTGATGCATTTCCTTTTATCGGAGATAGCTATTACATCCCCAAGCCAATGATAACTATCGAAAGCGAAAAAAATATAGACGACAAGAAAAAAGCAAAAAAATTAGAGTTTATAAATGTTAATCTCTTGGATGAATATCTAGATGGAAGTATGAATATTAAAAGGGAATCTGAAATAGTATCAAATCTTGGGAAGTCTGATATTATAACGAGAGCGAGTATCCAGACTAATGAGGATACTAAACCATATTCGGTAGGAACCTATTTATTTTCTGAAGGTGCCGGTCTATACCTAATCGTTGGATATAGTGATGAAGAAGCTCTTAATATTGTTACTAAATTGCTTCATAGTTTAAGCTATGTAGGAATTGGTGGGAAAGTAAGTTCCGGGCTCGGCAAATTCAATTCAGAAAAAGTAAAGCTGCCAACTAGCCTCACTGATAAAATTGAGCGGGCAAGAGAATCCTCAAGTGTAATGAGCTTATCAATAGGTATGTGTGATGATATGGAACTTGAAAATGTGTGCGAAAACGCAAACTATATTTTGTCCAAGAGAAGTGGTTTTATAAATTCTTCCACATATGCCGATACCAGTGTTAAGAAGCAAGACTATTACTTATTTCGTGCGGGATCGGTTTTTAGCAGACCCTTTAAGGGGGTAATCAAGGATGTTTCAATTAAGGGAACACACCCTGTGTATCGTTATGCAAATCCTATTTTTATGGAGGTAAGCGATGGCAAATAA